From Neorickettsia helminthoeca str. Oregon:
AACATCACTTTCGTCCGCGATGTTGGCGATTGTCTGTACGGCCACAGGTTCTGGCGCGGCTGGCGCTCTGAACATGTGGTATGACAACGATATAGACGCTGTGATGCTTCGTACAAGGAATCGTCCAATTCCGCAAGGAAGGGTTTCTCAATTGTTTGCGCTTGAGTTTGGTCTGATTCTTGCGGTACTTTCTGTTGGGATCATGGCCATCGCAGTGAACCTTCTGTCCGCGCTTCTTTTGCTGGTTGCGATTTTCTATTATTCAGTGGTCTACACAATCTGGCTGAAGAGACGCACTTCACAGAATATTGTTATAGGTGGTGCTGCCGGTGCCTTTCCCCCAATGATCGGATGGGCAGCCGTATCAAACAGTGTGGGAATCGAAAGTATAATATTGTTTCTCATAATATTTCTCTGGACACCTCCGCATTTCTGGGCACTTGCTCTCAAGAGCTCACAGGATTACAAGTCCGTTGGTATACCAATGTTGCCAGTCACGTCGGGTGTGAAGGTAACAAAGATACAGATACTGTGTTATTCTGTCCTACTTCTTGCAACGTCTATACTCCCATATGTATTGATGTTTGCGGGTGTTATCTATGCCGTTACGGCTCTAATTTTGGGCTTCATATTTTTGTATTATGCAGTCGCAGTCTATTTAGATGATAATAATTGCATGCAACTATTCTATTTTTCTGTGCTATACTTGTTCCTAATTTTCGGTGCACTGATATTTGATGCGGCTTTCGTTGCCTTGCTGAAGA
This genomic window contains:
- a CDS encoding heme o synthase; its protein translation is MLSVIFGIDCPSLRDCFALLKPRVVALVTFTAITGVVLAYFSGYTTSLSSAMLAIVCTATGSGAAGALNMWYDNDIDAVMLRTRNRPIPQGRVSQLFALEFGLILAVLSVGIMAIAVNLLSALLLLVAIFYYSVVYTIWLKRRTSQNIVIGGAAGAFPPMIGWAAVSNSVGIESIILFLIIFLWTPPHFWALALKSSQDYKSVGIPMLPVTSGVKVTKIQILCYSVLLLATSILPYVLMFAGVIYAVTALILGFIFLYYAVAVYLDDNNCMQLFYFSVLYLFLIFGALIFDAAFVALLKIVI